The Deinococcus sp. AJ005 genome includes a window with the following:
- a CDS encoding sensor histidine kinase gives MRSAAGNVIGLVSTGFLLPTVQAGIARVMWGLLSWYGLGLLFALLSSLYLSGRLRRDLFDLEPDQISSLISQHHAVLTALQDGVLVLDGGRIILANARALAYLRVSEVSALPALPELWPELHGLLSGADGTSFQERPSEWQKQPVLLTCYPLPGGQRLVLFRGRAEAVRLAEELTQTRQYVELLRSQTHEFTNRLHTIAGLMQIGRPELALQVIQREASQAQQVSDSVGGVAPPRLAALLAGKIARARELGVHLQVAPASALADHWPEPVIDALLLITGNLIENAFDAVQDQPKRRITVMIGEDAEGLQIEVRDCGPGVDAQHWQQPGFSTKGLGRGQGLDLIRQHLLGLEGHLDYLRSSGESVFIVSIPATEGEP, from the coding sequence GTGCGCAGCGCAGCCGGCAACGTGATTGGTCTGGTGTCCACCGGCTTTCTGCTGCCCACCGTCCAGGCCGGGATCGCGCGGGTGATGTGGGGCCTGCTATCGTGGTACGGCCTCGGTCTGCTGTTTGCGCTGCTCAGCAGCCTGTATCTGAGTGGACGGCTGCGCCGCGACCTGTTTGACCTGGAACCCGATCAGATTTCCAGCCTGATCTCACAGCATCACGCGGTCCTGACGGCCCTGCAAGACGGCGTGCTGGTGCTGGACGGCGGGCGCATCATCCTCGCCAACGCGCGGGCGCTGGCCTACCTGCGCGTCTCCGAGGTCTCGGCCTTGCCTGCCTTGCCCGAGTTGTGGCCCGAACTCCACGGGCTGCTCAGTGGCGCGGATGGGACCTCTTTTCAGGAGCGGCCCAGCGAGTGGCAAAAACAACCGGTGTTGCTCACCTGCTATCCGCTGCCCGGCGGCCAGCGGCTGGTCCTGTTCCGTGGACGTGCTGAGGCCGTGCGGCTGGCCGAGGAGCTGACGCAGACCCGGCAGTACGTCGAGCTGCTCCGCTCGCAGACCCACGAGTTTACCAACCGCCTGCACACCATCGCGGGCCTGATGCAGATCGGACGTCCCGAACTCGCCTTGCAGGTGATTCAGCGCGAGGCCAGTCAGGCCCAGCAGGTCAGTGACAGTGTAGGCGGCGTCGCCCCACCACGACTGGCGGCCCTGCTGGCCGGTAAAATTGCCCGCGCCCGCGAACTGGGCGTTCACTTGCAGGTCGCCCCGGCGTCGGCGCTGGCCGACCACTGGCCGGAACCGGTCATCGACGCCTTGCTCCTGATCACCGGGAACCTGATCGAGAATGCCTTCGACGCCGTACAGGACCAGCCCAAGCGCCGCATCACGGTCATGATCGGTGAGGACGCCGAGGGTCTGCAAATCGAGGTCCGTGACTGCGGACCGGGCGTGGACGCACAGCACTGGCAGCAGCCCGGTTTTTCCACCAAGGGTCTAGGACGCGGACAGGGACTGGACCTGATCCGCCAGCATCTACTGGGTCTGGAGGGCCATCTGGACTACCTCAGAAGCTCGGGCGAGAGCGTCTTCATCGTCAGCATCCCAGCGACGGAGGGTGAACCGTGA
- a CDS encoding response regulator: MTAPMSRVMIVEDDELVRTIHRTLVEDTPGFQVVSAVGTLAQAEQDLRNLTVDLLMVDIYLPDGNGLTWTSGLPRTPTSPDVIMVTAANDLPTVQAAVRSGVLDFLIKPFDRHRLQAAFLRHGQRRAVSSPAHLTQSGVDRLLRHDPVTHLPKGIDAATLARVQHLLDSSPASWSAEAAGQHLGVSRITAWRYLEYLVVLYFAAVDVQYQPTGRPLKLYRRARTPL; this comes from the coding sequence GTGACGGCTCCAATGAGCCGCGTCATGATCGTCGAGGATGACGAACTGGTGCGCACCATTCACCGAACGCTGGTCGAGGACACGCCCGGGTTCCAGGTGGTCAGCGCGGTAGGCACGCTGGCCCAGGCCGAGCAGGACCTGCGGAACCTGACCGTCGATCTCCTGATGGTGGACATCTATTTGCCAGACGGCAATGGTCTGACCTGGACCAGTGGGCTGCCGCGCACGCCCACCAGCCCGGACGTCATCATGGTCACGGCGGCCAATGATCTACCGACTGTGCAGGCTGCGGTCCGCAGTGGGGTTCTTGATTTTCTGATCAAGCCATTTGACCGACACAGGCTTCAGGCCGCCTTTCTCCGACATGGTCAGCGCCGCGCCGTGTCCAGTCCGGCCCATCTGACTCAGTCTGGCGTGGACCGGTTGCTGCGCCACGACCCAGTCACCCATCTGCCCAAGGGCATCGACGCCGCGACTCTGGCCAGGGTGCAGCACCTTCTGGACAGCAGCCCCGCGTCCTGGAGCGCCGAGGCGGCAGGTCAGCATCTGGGCGTGAGCCGCATCACGGCGTGGCGGTATCTGGAGTACCTCGTGGTCCTCTACTTCGCCGCTGTGGACGTGCAGTACCAGCCCACCGGCAGGCCGCTGAAACTGTACCGCCGGGCGCGCACACCACTCTGA
- a CDS encoding NAD(P)-dependent oxidoreductase, translating to MTDHALVDDAQTPHAGFPFDPRFAPTHPPLSAHEAAVEANRCLYCYDAPCIQACPTHIDIPTFIRKIATDNLRGSARTILEANFLGGTCARVCPVEELCEGACVLNSEEKPIAIGRLQRHAVDHVQERGLQMFTAGTPTGRKVAVVGSGPAGLSVSAELAKLGHAVTLLEKRELGGGLSTYGIIVLREPVEVSLQEVEAVQALGVTVETGRELTDQAGLTALLDEYDAVFLGLGLGAVPAMGIPGEEHLIDGLQYIEDSKIAPDCLPDAVNIVVIGAGNTAIDAATIARRRGADVTMLYRRTDSEMTAYRHEYEFALSEGIQYRFLTQPVRVISEDGKVTGVECVKMVLGVPDTGGRPRPNPLPGSEFVVPCDAVISAIGQEKPALANELGLDVSGGYIVVNHDMQTSLPRVYAGGDCVRLRGTASTVMAVQDGKYAAVAIHQQLSQTQEAPHG from the coding sequence TTGACGGACCACGCGCTGGTAGACGACGCCCAGACTCCTCACGCTGGCTTTCCTTTTGATCCCCGCTTTGCGCCCACGCACCCGCCCCTGAGCGCCCATGAAGCGGCGGTAGAGGCCAACCGCTGCCTGTACTGCTACGACGCGCCGTGCATTCAGGCGTGTCCGACGCACATTGACATCCCCACCTTCATCCGCAAGATTGCCACCGACAACCTGCGCGGCTCTGCGCGGACCATTCTGGAAGCCAACTTTCTGGGCGGCACCTGCGCCCGCGTGTGTCCGGTGGAGGAACTGTGCGAGGGCGCGTGCGTGCTGAATTCTGAGGAAAAGCCCATTGCGATTGGGCGGCTGCAACGACATGCGGTAGACCATGTGCAGGAGCGCGGTTTGCAGATGTTCACGGCAGGAACGCCGACTGGCCGCAAGGTGGCCGTTGTCGGCAGTGGTCCCGCAGGACTCAGCGTCAGCGCCGAACTCGCCAAGCTGGGCCACGCGGTCACGCTGCTGGAAAAGCGCGAACTGGGCGGCGGCCTCAGCACCTACGGAATCATCGTTCTGCGCGAACCCGTGGAGGTTTCATTACAGGAAGTGGAGGCCGTGCAGGCGCTGGGCGTAACGGTGGAAACCGGGCGCGAGTTGACGGATCAAGCCGGGCTAACTGCACTTTTGGATGAATACGACGCTGTATTTCTGGGATTGGGATTGGGCGCAGTTCCGGCGATGGGCATTCCTGGCGAGGAACACCTGATTGACGGCCTTCAGTACATCGAGGACAGCAAAATTGCCCCCGATTGCTTACCAGATGCCGTAAACATCGTGGTCATCGGTGCGGGCAACACCGCCATCGACGCCGCCACCATTGCCCGGCGGCGCGGCGCGGACGTGACCATGCTCTACCGCCGCACCGATTCCGAGATGACCGCCTACCGCCACGAGTACGAATTCGCCTTGTCGGAGGGCATCCAGTACCGTTTTCTGACCCAACCCGTGCGAGTCATTTCAGAAGACGGGAAGGTGACGGGCGTGGAATGCGTGAAGATGGTGCTGGGCGTGCCGGACACGGGCGGACGGCCCCGGCCCAATCCTCTGCCCGGCAGTGAATTCGTGGTGCCCTGCGACGCCGTAATTTCGGCCATCGGTCAGGAGAAACCCGCACTGGCAAACGAATTGGGGCTGGACGTTTCAGGCGGCTACATCGTCGTCAACCACGACATGCAGACCAGCCTGCCGCGCGTGTATGCCGGGGGCGACTGCGTGCGCCTGCGCGGGACCGCCAGCACCGTGATGGCCGTGCAGGACGGCAAATACGCCGCCGTCGCTATTCACCAGCAACTTTCTCAAACCCAGGAGGCTCCACATGGCTGA
- the preA gene encoding NAD-dependent dihydropyrimidine dehydrogenase subunit PreA, with amino-acid sequence MADLSVNFAGIRAPNPFWLASAPPTNSGAQIHRAFEHGWGGAVWKTIGAPVLNISNRYGGLTIGGQRLLAINNVELISDRPLDVNLREIAEIKRLWPDRAVIVSAMVDASPEAWREIVMMIEDTGADGIELNYGCPQGMSERGMGAAVGQVPEMCELNTHWVTSITKLPVIVKLTPNVTHITEPAHAAIAGGANALSLINTINSVMSVDLDTLQITPNIGGRGTHGGYAGPAVKPIALNMLTELLTDEGVLRSGVPVCGMGGIVTWKDAAEFLLLGAGAVQVCTAAMHYGYRIVEDMIDGLGNWMDDKGFATIADVSGRALPQMSSFGQLDLGYQAVARIDPDKCIQCNLCYVACNDTAHQCIDLVAGNGVRVDPGYDVRVNGRAVADTRPTPVVREPDCVGCALCANVCPVDGCITMVSVPSTQENISWDALTAQRPEIATSWDAMMAYRKEQGIEIH; translated from the coding sequence ATGGCTGACCTCTCCGTCAATTTTGCGGGCATTCGCGCGCCCAATCCTTTCTGGCTGGCGTCCGCGCCGCCCACCAACAGTGGAGCGCAGATTCACCGCGCCTTTGAACATGGCTGGGGCGGGGCTGTGTGGAAGACCATCGGCGCTCCCGTGCTGAATATCAGCAACCGCTACGGCGGCCTGACCATCGGCGGGCAACGGCTGCTGGCGATCAACAATGTGGAACTGATCAGTGACCGCCCGCTGGATGTGAATCTGCGCGAAATTGCCGAGATCAAGCGGCTGTGGCCGGACCGCGCCGTGATCGTGAGCGCGATGGTGGACGCCTCGCCCGAAGCGTGGCGCGAAATCGTCATGATGATTGAGGACACGGGCGCAGACGGCATAGAACTCAATTACGGCTGTCCCCAGGGCATGAGCGAACGCGGCATGGGCGCGGCGGTGGGTCAGGTGCCGGAAATGTGCGAGCTGAACACGCACTGGGTCACCTCCATTACCAAACTCCCGGTGATCGTCAAGCTGACCCCGAACGTCACACACATTACCGAACCTGCGCACGCGGCGATTGCGGGCGGGGCCAATGCGCTGAGCTTGATCAACACCATCAATTCAGTGATGAGCGTTGATCTGGACACCCTGCAAATCACACCCAACATCGGCGGGCGCGGCACCCACGGCGGTTATGCGGGGCCAGCCGTCAAACCAATAGCCCTGAACATGCTCACCGAACTGCTGACCGACGAAGGCGTGCTGAGAAGCGGCGTCCCAGTGTGCGGCATGGGCGGCATCGTGACCTGGAAGGATGCCGCCGAATTCCTGCTGCTGGGCGCGGGGGCCGTACAGGTCTGCACCGCCGCCATGCATTACGGCTACCGGATCGTGGAGGACATGATTGACGGCCTGGGCAATTGGATGGACGACAAGGGCTTTGCCACCATTGCTGACGTTTCGGGCCGGGCGCTGCCGCAGATGAGCAGTTTTGGGCAACTGGATCTGGGGTATCAGGCAGTGGCGCGGATTGACCCCGACAAGTGCATTCAGTGCAACCTGTGTTATGTGGCCTGCAACGACACCGCGCACCAGTGCATTGATCTGGTGGCCGGAAACGGTGTGCGGGTGGACCCCGGCTACGACGTGCGCGTCAACGGCAGGGCGGTGGCCGATACCCGCCCGACTCCGGTGGTCCGCGAACCCGATTGCGTGGGCTGCGCGCTGTGCGCCAACGTCTGCCCAGTGGACGGCTGCATCACGATGGTCAGTGTTCCCAGCACGCAGGAAAACATCAGTTGGGACGCCCTGACCGCCCAGCGCCCCGAAATCGCCACCAGTTGGGACGCCATGATGGCCTACCGCAAGGAGCAGGGCATAGAGATTCACTAG
- a CDS encoding type II toxin-antitoxin system VapC family toxin, with product MRILIDTNIALRFVQAGAPGHASVEHAVKTLLGRGDELMVVPQVVYELWAVGTRPKTVNGFGWTSEEARKEIDGLSEQFSMLQDTPSIFAIWLELVTQHHVSGKPTHDARLAAALIVHSLDALLTFNAPDFKRFGLNIINPTDLSEGDSTL from the coding sequence ATGCGAATTCTCATTGACACCAACATCGCCTTGCGGTTTGTTCAAGCAGGCGCACCCGGTCACGCGTCGGTTGAGCATGCCGTGAAGACCCTGCTCGGACGTGGTGACGAATTGATGGTGGTGCCTCAAGTTGTCTATGAACTCTGGGCCGTTGGAACGCGCCCCAAAACAGTCAATGGCTTTGGATGGACTTCCGAGGAAGCTCGCAAGGAGATAGATGGGCTGTCTGAGCAATTTTCAATGCTTCAGGACACTCCCAGCATCTTCGCAATCTGGCTTGAGCTTGTCACACAACACCATGTTTCAGGCAAGCCCACCCACGATGCCCGCCTCGCTGCCGCTCTTATCGTACATAGTTTAGATGCCCTCCTCACCTTTAATGCTCCCGATTTTAAACGCTTCGGTCTCAATATCATCAACCCCACCGATCTTTCCGAAGGAGACTCCACCCTATGA